In a single window of the Rhizobium tropici CIAT 899 genome:
- a CDS encoding pyridoxamine 5'-phosphate oxidase family protein, whose translation MSMKLKKLPTWHEGETFIQEKLGVKERMAAVGQRVVRDFMPDQHRDFYAQLPFIVLGSVDQAGDAWATFVEGQPGFMSSPSPVVLDIAATRDPSDPASEGLADGLPIGLLGIEMHTRRRNRMNGFVSTIDGGFRVDVDQSFGNCPRYIQLRDFAFERQPGTLFKGEVEELPALDEQARTVIREADAFFVASYVDREDRRQVDVSHRGGNAGFVRVGDDGILTIPDFDGNLFFATLGNILLNGKAGLLFVDFKTGDMLQMTGKAEVIFDSPEIAAFQGTERFWTFKPTSLVRRRNALASRWAFQKDGWSPSSLMTGNWQQAADRLRAAEFATSWRPMTVTAIVDESATIKSFHLQPGDGAGLLPHNAGQHLPIRIKLPGEEKAVIRTYTLSVAPSDRIYRISVKRDGRVSQFLHDCIAVGDVIEARAPAGDFSIDARATRPAVLLAGGVGITPLLAMLRHVVYEGLRKQRVRPVTLFYAARSKADRPFDKEIADLIGATKGVVRLVRVLSDTTDAEEGRDFDAAGRIDMAMLTRFLPFNDYDFYLCGPAQFTQGLYDGLRTLNIADDRIQAEAFGPSSLIRTGQPTAAAASSATQPSEKPVPVVFTNSLKEARWTPGSGTLLELAEARGLEPEFSCREGNCGTCRTKLVEGAVAYVKQPTAKIDADEVLLCCTVPAEQEGGLQLAV comes from the coding sequence ATGTCCATGAAGCTTAAAAAACTGCCGACGTGGCATGAAGGCGAGACCTTTATCCAGGAAAAGCTCGGTGTAAAGGAACGCATGGCCGCTGTGGGCCAGCGCGTCGTTCGCGATTTCATGCCCGACCAGCATCGAGACTTCTACGCCCAACTGCCTTTCATCGTTCTTGGCAGCGTCGATCAAGCCGGTGACGCCTGGGCGACTTTTGTCGAAGGCCAGCCGGGTTTCATGTCGTCACCCTCTCCCGTCGTTTTGGACATTGCCGCGACCCGAGATCCGAGCGACCCAGCAAGCGAAGGACTGGCCGACGGCTTGCCGATTGGTCTTCTCGGTATCGAGATGCACACGCGTCGCCGCAACCGCATGAATGGTTTTGTCTCGACGATCGATGGCGGTTTCCGCGTCGATGTTGACCAGAGCTTCGGAAATTGCCCGCGCTACATTCAGCTGCGCGACTTCGCGTTCGAACGCCAGCCGGGAACTTTGTTTAAAGGTGAAGTTGAGGAGCTGCCTGCACTTGATGAGCAGGCGCGCACGGTTATCCGAGAAGCTGACGCGTTTTTCGTTGCCTCCTACGTCGATCGCGAAGACCGGCGCCAAGTGGACGTCTCACATCGCGGTGGAAACGCCGGATTTGTTCGCGTCGGTGACGACGGCATCCTGACAATCCCCGACTTCGATGGAAATCTCTTCTTCGCGACGCTCGGCAACATCCTGCTGAACGGAAAGGCGGGACTTCTGTTCGTGGATTTCAAAACGGGCGATATGCTGCAGATGACGGGGAAAGCCGAAGTCATTTTCGACTCGCCCGAGATCGCCGCCTTCCAGGGCACTGAGCGCTTTTGGACATTCAAGCCGACAAGCCTCGTTCGTCGCCGCAATGCACTGGCTTCGAGATGGGCTTTTCAGAAGGACGGCTGGTCGCCGAGTTCCCTGATGACGGGGAACTGGCAGCAAGCGGCCGATCGTCTCCGTGCCGCTGAGTTTGCCACAAGCTGGCGGCCAATGACCGTCACCGCGATCGTCGATGAAAGCGCGACGATCAAGTCTTTCCATCTGCAGCCAGGTGATGGCGCAGGGCTACTCCCTCACAACGCCGGTCAGCATCTACCCATACGTATAAAGCTGCCCGGCGAAGAAAAGGCTGTCATTCGCACCTACACGCTTTCGGTCGCGCCATCAGACCGGATCTACCGCATCAGCGTCAAGCGCGATGGTCGGGTATCTCAGTTTCTCCATGATTGTATTGCTGTCGGCGATGTCATCGAGGCGCGCGCGCCGGCCGGCGACTTCAGCATCGACGCCCGCGCGACACGCCCAGCGGTTCTTCTTGCAGGAGGCGTCGGCATCACGCCGCTGCTCGCGATGCTCCGTCATGTCGTTTACGAAGGGCTCCGCAAGCAGCGTGTCCGTCCGGTCACGTTGTTCTACGCAGCTCGCTCCAAGGCTGATCGACCGTTCGATAAAGAGATCGCCGACCTTATCGGTGCGACGAAGGGCGTCGTGCGCTTGGTCAGGGTCCTCAGTGACACCACGGATGCTGAAGAGGGCAGGGACTTCGACGCCGCAGGGCGGATCGATATGGCGATGCTGACGCGGTTTCTCCCCTTCAACGACTATGATTTCTACCTCTGCGGACCTGCACAGTTCACACAAGGACTCTATGACGGGCTGCGGACCCTCAACATTGCGGACGATCGCATCCAGGCTGAAGCTTTCGGTCCGTCGTCGCTGATCCGCACTGGGCAACCCACAGCAGCAGCCGCGTCTTCCGCCACACAGCCGTCGGAAAAGCCCGTACCCGTCGTATTCACGAATTCCCTGAAAGAAGCACGCTGGACACCTGGTTCCGGCACTCTCCTGGAACTTGCCGAGGCACGTGGCCTCGAGCCCGAGTTCAGTTGTCGGGAAGGAAACTGCGGGACGTGCCGGACGAAGCTCGTCGAGGGTGCTGTCGCGTACGTCAAGCAGCCCACCGCGAAGATCGACGCCGACGAAGTCCTACTCTGCTGCACCGTTCCCGCCGAACAGGAGGGCGGGCTGCAGCTTGCTGTTTGA
- a CDS encoding LuxR C-terminal-related transcriptional regulator, with amino-acid sequence MRAQLQPEAEAAIFVGPSMAAALDLTPGELKEYLRNRSGLTRAEADVAWEILKGDGRDAAATRLGIAAATMRAHLTHIFEKTGVRRQAELVRLMS; translated from the coding sequence TTGCGTGCGCAACTGCAGCCCGAAGCGGAGGCAGCCATATTCGTGGGGCCGTCCATGGCTGCGGCCTTGGACCTGACTCCCGGTGAGTTAAAGGAATATCTGCGCAACAGATCTGGACTGACGAGAGCGGAAGCTGACGTCGCGTGGGAAATTCTCAAGGGTGACGGGCGTGACGCGGCGGCTACCCGGCTCGGTATTGCAGCTGCAACAATGAGAGCGCATCTGACCCATATCTTCGAGAAGACCGGCGTGCGCAGGCAGGCCGAGCTTGTCCGACTAATGAGCTAA
- a CDS encoding LysR family transcriptional regulator, with the protein MDRWQAMRIFVKVAETESFADTARQMFMSAPAVTRAVASLEDLIGARLFVRTTRSVKMTEAGARYFDDCRRILADIAEAEAAAGGSYATPTGTLYITASVLFGQMYVLPIVTRYLDTYSTVKAKTLFVDRPVNIVDEGIDVAIRIGHLPDSGLTAVKVGTVRRVMCGSPKYFERYGVPKSPADLKDHRIAASTAAWASPEWRFADDQRVTVEPVLQCNTNEAVIHSAREGWGLTRVLHYQIGPALMAGELQIVLSEYEEPPMPIHILHPEGRHAPAKVRAFVDMASASLRENRLLN; encoded by the coding sequence ATGGACCGTTGGCAGGCAATGCGGATTTTCGTGAAGGTTGCTGAAACCGAAAGTTTCGCAGATACCGCTCGCCAGATGTTCATGAGCGCCCCGGCTGTCACTCGTGCAGTCGCGTCCCTGGAAGACCTGATCGGGGCTCGTCTCTTTGTCCGAACAACTCGCTCAGTGAAGATGACCGAGGCCGGAGCGCGTTATTTTGACGATTGCCGCCGGATCCTGGCAGATATAGCAGAAGCGGAAGCGGCGGCCGGTGGTTCGTACGCCACCCCGACAGGAACTCTCTACATCACAGCATCAGTTTTATTTGGTCAGATGTATGTGCTTCCGATCGTGACGCGCTATCTCGACACATACTCCACGGTGAAGGCGAAGACGCTTTTCGTCGATCGGCCTGTTAATATCGTGGATGAAGGCATTGATGTGGCCATTCGCATTGGTCATCTCCCGGATTCAGGCCTTACCGCTGTCAAGGTGGGAACTGTTCGTCGCGTGATGTGTGGCTCGCCCAAGTACTTCGAACGCTACGGTGTTCCGAAATCGCCGGCCGATCTCAAAGACCACCGCATTGCTGCATCGACTGCAGCTTGGGCATCGCCTGAGTGGCGGTTTGCCGATGATCAGCGTGTAACGGTTGAGCCGGTTCTGCAATGCAATACCAACGAAGCCGTTATCCATTCAGCACGCGAGGGATGGGGCCTCACAAGAGTGCTTCATTACCAAATTGGACCCGCATTGATGGCGGGAGAGTTACAGATCGTACTCAGCGAGTACGAAGAACCGCCCATGCCCATTCACATACTGCATCCTGAGGGCCGGCATGCTCCTGCGAAGGTTCGGGCGTTTGTTGATATGGCTTCGGCCAGCCTCCGTGAGAACAGGCTTCTCAATTAG
- a CDS encoding glutathione S-transferase family protein — protein MRLYHHPLSGHSHRARLFLSLIGLRHELVEVDLKAGAHKQPDFLKMNPFGQVPVLADGDVFISDSNAILVYVAKKAGQTAWLPEDAKGAADVQRWLSVAAGEIAYGPAAARLVTVFGAKFNPEEVIGRAHTILGRIESQLQGRKWLVGNGPTIADVAIYSYVARAPEGNVDLTAYASVNALLRRVEQLPGFVDFVKTPVGLAA, from the coding sequence ATGAGACTTTATCACCATCCGCTGTCTGGCCACTCGCATCGCGCTAGGCTCTTCCTTTCACTGATCGGACTCCGGCACGAGCTGGTCGAGGTCGATCTGAAGGCTGGCGCCCACAAGCAGCCCGACTTCCTGAAAATGAATCCCTTCGGGCAGGTCCCGGTTCTGGCGGATGGCGATGTCTTCATTTCGGATTCCAACGCGATCCTAGTCTACGTCGCCAAGAAGGCAGGTCAGACGGCATGGCTTCCTGAAGATGCAAAAGGAGCGGCCGACGTTCAGCGGTGGCTTTCGGTTGCAGCCGGTGAGATCGCATACGGTCCGGCAGCCGCTCGTCTGGTGACGGTCTTCGGCGCCAAGTTCAATCCGGAAGAGGTCATTGGCCGCGCACACACCATCCTTGGCCGGATCGAGAGCCAGCTGCAGGGGCGGAAATGGCTGGTGGGCAACGGCCCGACGATCGCCGATGTCGCGATCTACAGCTATGTCGCGCGCGCTCCGGAAGGCAATGTCGACCTCACTGCGTACGCGTCCGTGAATGCTCTCTTACGTCGGGTCGAACAACTGCCGGGTTTCGTCGACTTCGTCAAAACGCCCGTCGGTCTTGCCGCCTGA
- a CDS encoding DUF2189 domain-containing protein yields MVAFHVMAGASGEFARPEVRKIRIGDLIDALRSGLNDFGEKPSHYVFLCLIYPITGVFLIMWSSGANLMPLLYPLMSGFALVGPIAALGLYEISRRRERGLDSSWYHALEVCHSPALPSIIAVGFMLFALFVAWLFVAQHIYTLTFGKAGLISVSTFLLDVLTTSRGLSLILWGNLAGFVFAIIVLATTVVTFPLLLDRDVGATAAVNASIRATLANPGPVALWGLIVAALLVVGTIPIFVGLAVVMPILGHSTWHLYRKLIAAYPNRMS; encoded by the coding sequence ATGGTGGCATTCCACGTCATGGCCGGTGCGAGTGGCGAGTTTGCTCGCCCGGAAGTGCGGAAGATAAGGATCGGGGATCTTATCGATGCGCTGAGATCGGGGCTTAATGATTTCGGAGAAAAGCCCTCACATTACGTTTTTCTCTGTCTTATATATCCGATCACAGGCGTTTTCCTGATCATGTGGAGTTCCGGCGCTAACCTGATGCCGTTGCTTTATCCCTTGATGTCCGGCTTTGCGCTGGTTGGCCCGATTGCGGCCCTTGGCCTTTATGAAATCAGTCGACGCCGCGAACGGGGACTGGATAGCTCATGGTATCACGCGCTGGAGGTCTGCCACTCGCCGGCACTGCCATCGATCATTGCAGTGGGCTTCATGCTGTTCGCGCTTTTCGTCGCTTGGTTATTTGTCGCGCAGCACATCTACACCCTAACCTTCGGCAAGGCCGGTCTGATCTCGGTCTCCACTTTCCTGCTAGATGTGCTGACCACTTCTCGAGGTCTCTCCCTTATACTTTGGGGAAACTTGGCCGGTTTCGTTTTCGCAATAATTGTGTTGGCGACGACCGTGGTGACCTTCCCGCTGCTGCTCGACCGGGATGTTGGCGCAACCGCAGCCGTAAATGCGAGCATACGCGCCACGCTTGCCAATCCAGGACCTGTTGCGCTTTGGGGATTGATCGTCGCGGCGCTGCTCGTCGTCGGCACGATCCCGATTTTTGTCGGCCTTGCGGTCGTCATGCCCATCCTAGGGCATTCAACTTGGCACCTGTATCGGAAATTGATTGCCGCCTATCCGAACCGCATGTCTTGA
- a CDS encoding c-type cytochrome, which yields MSWRFLPICLLLAIAAPHDAFAQEGDATAGAIVFKKCAICHIAETDQNKIGPSLNGLFGRTAGTHPNFAYSPAMQQAGKDGLVWSETSLRDYLHDPKAKVKGTKMTFIGLKDDTEITNLIAYLKQYSK from the coding sequence ATGTCTTGGCGTTTTCTTCCGATCTGTCTCCTTCTTGCCATTGCCGCCCCGCATGACGCTTTCGCGCAGGAGGGCGATGCGACCGCGGGAGCCATTGTTTTCAAGAAATGTGCCATTTGCCATATAGCCGAAACGGACCAGAACAAGATCGGACCTTCGCTGAACGGTCTGTTCGGCAGAACGGCTGGAACACATCCGAATTTCGCCTATTCGCCGGCAATGCAGCAGGCAGGCAAAGACGGCCTCGTCTGGAGCGAGACATCGCTCCGCGACTATTTGCACGATCCCAAGGCGAAGGTGAAAGGCACGAAAATGACCTTCATCGGGCTGAAGGACGATACCGAGATTACCAATCTGATCGCCTATCTGAAGCAATACTCCAAATAG
- a CDS encoding DUF1348 family protein, with protein MSRPPLPPFTEQSAIEKVRLAEDGWNSRDPAKVALAYTLDTRWRNRAEFAKNRAEAEAFLTRKWNKELDYRLIKELWAFTGNRIAVRYAYEYRDDSGQWFRAYGNENWEFAEDGLMRERHASINEHPIAEADRKFRWPLGRRPDDHPGLSDFGF; from the coding sequence ATGTCCCGTCCCCCGCTTCCCCCATTCACTGAACAGAGCGCAATCGAAAAGGTCCGTCTTGCCGAAGACGGCTGGAATAGCCGCGACCCCGCCAAGGTGGCGCTTGCCTATACGCTCGATACGCGTTGGCGCAACCGCGCCGAGTTCGCAAAGAACCGTGCCGAGGCCGAGGCCTTCTTGACCCGCAAGTGGAACAAGGAGCTCGACTATCGCCTGATCAAGGAATTATGGGCCTTCACCGGCAATCGTATCGCCGTCCGATATGCGTATGAATATCGCGACGACAGCGGCCAGTGGTTCCGCGCCTATGGCAACGAGAACTGGGAATTTGCCGAGGATGGCCTGATGCGGGAACGTCATGCAAGCATCAACGAACACCCGATTGCTGAAGCGGATCGCAAGTTTCGCTGGCCGCTTGGCCGCCGGCCGGACGACCATCCGGGGTTGAGCGACTTTGGATTTTAG
- a CDS encoding alpha/beta fold hydrolase produces the protein MSRTLAALLLASASIFVTAPASIVFAETPAITQQAPATIHYRSVKIDGVNVFYREAGPADGPVVVLLHGFPTSSHMFRNLMPLLADRYRVIAPDYPGFGQSDAPDHTKFEYSFGHYADIVDTLLTKLGAAKYSMYVMDYGAPVGYRLALKHPDRVTGLIVQNGNAYDEGIRDFWNPIRAYWKSGAKKDREALSVLVAPETTKFQYTDGVKDLTRISPDNWVHDQALLDRPGNKDIQLDLFYDYRTNLPLYPQFQAFFRDRRPPTLIVWGKNDKIFPEEGAHPYLRDLPEAEFHLLDTGHFALEDKLDEMAPLIRSFLDRNVAK, from the coding sequence ATGTCTCGCACTCTTGCCGCCCTGCTTCTCGCATCCGCCAGCATCTTTGTTACCGCCCCCGCAAGCATAGTCTTCGCCGAAACACCTGCGATCACTCAGCAGGCACCCGCGACGATCCACTATCGCTCCGTGAAAATCGACGGCGTGAACGTGTTCTATCGCGAAGCAGGCCCAGCCGACGGCCCCGTCGTCGTCCTGCTTCACGGCTTTCCGACATCGTCTCATATGTTCCGCAACCTGATGCCGCTGCTCGCTGACCGCTACCGGGTCATCGCTCCTGACTATCCGGGCTTCGGTCAGAGCGACGCACCCGATCACACCAAGTTCGAATATTCCTTCGGCCACTATGCCGATATCGTCGATACGTTGCTGACCAAGCTCGGTGCCGCCAAGTATTCGATGTATGTCATGGATTATGGCGCACCGGTCGGCTACCGGCTGGCGCTCAAGCATCCGGATCGCGTCACGGGACTGATTGTCCAGAACGGCAATGCCTATGACGAAGGCATTCGCGATTTCTGGAACCCGATCCGCGCCTACTGGAAGTCGGGGGCGAAGAAGGATCGGGAGGCGCTCTCGGTGCTCGTCGCGCCGGAGACGACCAAGTTCCAGTATACCGATGGCGTCAAGGACCTGACCCGCATCAGCCCCGACAATTGGGTTCATGATCAGGCGCTGCTCGACCGGCCGGGTAACAAGGATATCCAGCTCGACCTGTTCTACGACTACCGCACCAACCTGCCGCTCTATCCGCAGTTCCAGGCGTTCTTCCGCGACCGCAGGCCGCCGACGCTGATCGTCTGGGGCAAGAATGACAAGATCTTCCCGGAAGAGGGCGCGCATCCCTATCTTCGCGATCTTCCCGAAGCAGAGTTCCATCTCCTTGATACTGGCCACTTTGCGCTTGAAGACAAGCTGGACGAGATGGCACCGCTGATCCGGAGTTTCCTCGATCGCAATGTCGCGAAATGA